The Zalophus californianus isolate mZalCal1 chromosome 8, mZalCal1.pri.v2, whole genome shotgun sequence genome has a segment encoding these proteins:
- the LOC113937313 gene encoding cytochrome c oxidase subunit 6A1, mitochondrial-like yields the protein MAAASMSRLSGLLGRSGAQLGRSMSSGAHGEEGSARMWKALTYFVALPGVGVSMLNVFLKSRHGEHERPEFVAYPHLHIRSKPFPWGDGNHTLFHNSHVNPLPTGYEDE from the coding sequence ATGGCGGCGGCGTCTATGTCTCGGCTGTCTGGGCTGCTAGGTCGGTCCGGGGCACAGCTGGGGCGTTCCATGTCGAGTGGCGCCCACGGCGAGGAGGGCTCAGCTCGCATGTGGAAGGCTCTCACCTACTTCGTAGCGCTCCCTGGCGTGGGTGTGAGCATGCTGAATGTCTTTCTGAAGTCGCGTCATGGAGAGCACGAGAGACCCGAGTTCGTCGCCTACCCCCATCTCCACATCAGGTCCAAGCCCTTTCCCTGGGGAGATGGTAATCATACTCTATTCCATAACTCTCACGTGAATCCACTTCCAACCGGCTATGAAGATGAATAG